In one Campylobacter insulaenigrae NCTC 12927 genomic region, the following are encoded:
- the frr gene encoding ribosome recycling factor: MLNEIYTKQKQHSDKSLENLRKDFTTIRTGKVNINILDHVHVDYYGNATPLNQVATVLATDASTISITPWEKPMLKTIESAIAAANIGVNPNNDGESIKLFFPPMTREQREENAKNAKAMGEKAKVAIRNIRKDANDSVKKLEKDKTISEDEAKKAYDEVQKLTDNYTAKVDELVKNKEVELLKV; encoded by the coding sequence ATGCTAAACGAAATCTATACTAAACAAAAACAACACTCAGATAAAAGTTTAGAAAATTTAAGAAAAGATTTTACCACAATAAGGACTGGCAAAGTAAATATTAATATACTTGATCATGTTCACGTAGATTATTATGGAAACGCGACTCCACTGAATCAAGTGGCAACAGTTTTAGCAACTGATGCTTCTACCATCAGCATTACTCCTTGGGAAAAACCTATGTTAAAAACTATAGAAAGTGCTATTGCGGCAGCAAACATAGGTGTAAATCCAAACAATGATGGAGAAAGTATAAAATTATTTTTTCCTCCTATGACGAGAGAACAAAGAGAAGAAAATGCTAAAAATGCTAAAGCTATGGGTGAAAAAGCTAAAGTAGCCATAAGAAATATTAGAAAAGATGCTAATGATTCTGTAAAAAAACTTGAAAAAGATAAAACTATTTCAGAAGATGAAGCTAAAAAAGCTTATGATGAAGTTCAAAAATTAACCGATAATTACACTGCCAAAGTAGACGAATTAGTAAAAAATAAAGAAGTAGAATTACTAAAGGTTTGA
- a CDS encoding mechanosensitive ion channel family protein has protein sequence MKKIFIFILFCCCISFTNAQENNETKIDKNSIFYLVQNYIELNFVLESFNGSDNNTSDYQDNIREIEKQKQDILTQIPLRMISQKVDEKEVEAFLNTKNNLEKKVEYAQAKKQYFEYIDSRVKLINLVASEHFYFCIFELEKIFIQGAQSSKIRSIVDNAIELLKEDIKFNFLLEKEKINDIEKIKVLEEKEENLKTTIKSYNEILLYLRNNAKLLETNFLFNELGLQNAINYINHKTSIEKVNVGKIVISILVVVFFYSLKFYLAKILSFILMKLFRQNLANVELKTHFLAKLQNPIGWFLLIYAIGICFTIVYYPAPVDIRISNALYIVYAILSAWIVISIFDSYGMVVISKLAEKSGKREVVNLIIKILYFIIIVIATLFVLAHLGFNISALIASLGIGGLAVALAAKDIIANFFASVLLLFDNSFNQGDWVEISGVEGTIVEIGLRKTTIRTFDNSLVFLPNSTIMGANIKNWSKRKIGRHVKIYVGVTYDAKPHQLEQLVDDIRYLLATSPLIAQVDDSALKLGGSRAKYRENLVSVNDLEGYKNNTYVAVSGFGASSIDIEVYFYTKAVDAAGFREARQRILLEIMKIVDKNELSFAFPSQSLYIEKINTEQKEELLT, from the coding sequence ATGAAAAAAATATTTATTTTTATATTATTTTGTTGCTGTATTAGCTTTACAAATGCTCAAGAAAATAATGAAACTAAGATAGATAAAAATAGCATCTTTTATTTGGTTCAAAATTATATAGAATTAAATTTTGTGTTAGAAAGTTTTAATGGATCAGATAATAATACTAGTGATTATCAAGATAATATAAGAGAAATAGAAAAACAAAAACAAGATATACTAACTCAAATTCCTTTAAGGATGATTTCACAAAAAGTCGATGAAAAAGAAGTTGAAGCATTTTTGAATACAAAAAATAATTTGGAAAAAAAAGTAGAGTATGCTCAAGCAAAAAAACAATATTTTGAGTATATAGATAGTAGAGTAAAATTAATAAATCTAGTTGCTTCAGAGCATTTTTATTTTTGTATTTTTGAGCTTGAAAAAATTTTTATACAAGGGGCTCAAAGTAGTAAAATTCGTTCTATTGTAGATAATGCGATAGAGCTTTTGAAAGAAGATATAAAATTTAATTTTTTACTAGAAAAGGAAAAGATAAATGATATAGAAAAAATTAAAGTTTTAGAAGAAAAAGAAGAGAATCTAAAAACTACGATTAAATCATACAATGAGATTTTACTTTATCTAAGAAATAATGCAAAATTATTAGAAACTAATTTTTTGTTTAATGAGCTTGGTTTGCAAAATGCGATTAATTATATTAATCACAAGACTTCCATCGAAAAAGTTAATGTTGGAAAGATTGTTATTTCAATTTTGGTTGTTGTATTTTTTTATTCTTTGAAATTTTATCTTGCTAAAATTTTATCTTTTATTTTGATGAAATTATTTAGACAAAATTTAGCAAATGTGGAATTAAAAACACATTTTCTTGCAAAATTACAAAATCCCATAGGGTGGTTTTTGTTAATATATGCTATAGGAATTTGTTTTACTATTGTTTATTATCCAGCTCCAGTTGATATAAGAATAAGTAATGCATTGTACATAGTATATGCTATCTTGAGTGCTTGGATTGTAATTAGTATTTTTGACAGTTATGGTATGGTAGTCATATCTAAATTAGCTGAAAAAAGTGGCAAAAGAGAAGTTGTTAATTTAATTATCAAAATTTTATATTTTATTATCATCGTCATAGCCACATTGTTTGTTTTGGCACATTTGGGTTTTAATATTTCAGCACTGATTGCATCTTTAGGTATAGGTGGTTTAGCGGTTGCATTGGCAGCTAAAGATATAATTGCGAATTTTTTTGCATCTGTGCTTTTATTGTTTGATAATAGTTTTAATCAAGGTGATTGGGTTGAAATTTCTGGAGTAGAAGGTACTATAGTAGAAATAGGTCTTAGAAAGACTACTATTAGAACATTTGATAATTCTTTAGTGTTTTTGCCAAATTCAACTATTATGGGGGCTAATATCAAAAATTGGAGTAAAAGAAAAATTGGCCGTCATGTGAAAATATATGTGGGTGTGACATATGATGCCAAGCCACATCAATTAGAACAACTTGTAGATGATATTAGATATTTGCTTGCTACTAGCCCATTAATAGCTCAAGTAGATGATAGTGCATTGAAACTTGGTGGATCAAGAGCTAAATATAGAGAAAATTTAGTTTCTGTAAATGATTTAGAAGGCTATAAAAATAATACTTATGTTGCAGTAAGTGGTTTTGGTGCAAGTTCTATTGATATAGAGGTATATTTTTATACCAAGGCAGTAGATGCAGCTGGCTTTAGGGAAGCTAGACAACGCATTTTACTTGAAATTATGAAAATTGTAGATAAAAATGAATTAAGCTTTGCTTTTCCATCTCAAAGTCTTTATATAGAAAAAATAAATACTGAACAAAAAGAAGAGCTTTTGACTTAA
- the dnaG gene encoding DNA primase yields the protein MIEQASIEQLLQKTDIVDIIAHYIEVKKQGSSYVCKCPFHDDKNPSMHINSIKGFYHCFACKAGGNVFKFVMDYEKLNFIEAVEKVASWSNFSLNYTSQKQDNQKSIMHILPSLNVFYKQNLSKNKEMLSYLYKRGLNDDDIRKFELGYAPSSNETLRLLQNEQINTNDALEVGIIKKNENGLYASFINRITFSIYDHKNLLVGFGGRTLDENNMAKYVNSPQNKLFDKSRIFYALNLAKDEIYKQKEMIICEGYMDAIALHKAGFKNSVAVLGTALGENHIPLIKRLQARVILCFDNDNAGLQAAIRSAYLLSLAKIDGKVVLLEGGKDPAELVANHQEKLLFSILEKGVELCEFYLRNLIANFDLNSIFNKQKALEEVQKYTFLLEPLIANSYVNLVANLLGVNSQDIKLSKINKSKTFTTNLFPKKQILINNISELELLKFLHENPKSIQIFNNISSKEYFIHQEIIEAILENKNFENSSIRELYEYENIKKLNNFEEFLYAICKINLAFFNRSKNLNLTQALKKQIFNILNQNLEKIKKICKDNTIFTSHLNEILQTIQTLNNEHELEVFLVNLQQSIKKKHLLCLHIDSDFF from the coding sequence ATGATAGAACAAGCAAGTATAGAACAACTTTTACAAAAAACAGATATTGTTGATATTATAGCTCATTATATTGAAGTAAAAAAACAAGGCTCAAGCTATGTTTGTAAATGTCCTTTCCATGATGATAAAAATCCTAGCATGCATATTAATTCTATAAAGGGTTTTTATCATTGTTTTGCTTGCAAAGCAGGTGGAAATGTCTTTAAATTTGTAATGGATTATGAAAAACTAAATTTCATTGAAGCAGTTGAAAAAGTTGCTTCATGGAGTAACTTTTCACTCAATTATACTTCACAAAAACAAGATAATCAAAAATCTATTATGCATATTTTGCCAAGTCTTAATGTATTTTATAAACAAAATTTATCTAAAAATAAAGAAATGTTGTCATATCTTTACAAAAGAGGTCTTAATGATGATGATATTAGAAAATTCGAATTAGGCTATGCTCCTAGCTCAAACGAAACATTAAGATTATTACAAAATGAGCAAATAAACACCAATGATGCTTTAGAAGTTGGCATAATCAAAAAAAATGAAAACGGATTATATGCAAGTTTTATTAATCGCATTACTTTTAGTATTTATGATCACAAAAATTTATTAGTAGGCTTTGGTGGAAGAACTCTAGATGAAAATAATATGGCAAAATATGTTAATTCTCCACAAAATAAATTGTTTGATAAATCAAGAATTTTTTATGCACTCAATCTCGCTAAAGATGAAATTTACAAACAAAAAGAAATGATAATTTGTGAAGGGTACATGGATGCTATTGCTTTACATAAAGCTGGATTTAAAAATTCGGTAGCAGTTTTAGGAACTGCTTTAGGAGAAAATCATATTCCTTTAATCAAGAGATTACAAGCAAGAGTTATTTTGTGTTTTGATAATGATAATGCTGGATTACAAGCTGCTATCCGTTCAGCATATTTACTAAGCTTAGCAAAAATTGATGGTAAAGTCGTTTTACTTGAAGGTGGAAAAGATCCAGCTGAACTTGTAGCAAATCATCAAGAAAAATTATTATTTTCTATATTAGAAAAAGGTGTGGAATTGTGCGAATTTTATTTAAGAAATTTAATTGCGAATTTTGATTTAAATTCGATTTTTAATAAACAAAAAGCCTTAGAAGAAGTACAAAAATATACATTTTTATTAGAACCTCTAATTGCAAATTCTTATGTTAATTTAGTTGCAAATTTATTAGGAGTAAATTCTCAAGATATCAAACTTTCAAAAATAAATAAATCTAAAACTTTTACTACTAATTTATTCCCTAAAAAGCAAATTCTAATTAATAATATCAGCGAATTAGAATTACTAAAATTTCTACATGAAAATCCTAAATCAATACAAATTTTTAATAATATAAGTTCTAAAGAATATTTTATACATCAAGAAATTATTGAAGCTATTTTAGAAAATAAAAACTTTGAAAATTCAAGTATTAGAGAATTATACGAATATGAAAATATAAAAAAATTAAATAATTTTGAAGAATTTTTATATGCAATCTGTAAAATTAATTTAGCTTTTTTTAATAGATCAAAAAATCTAAATCTTACTCAAGCTTTAAAAAAACAAATTTTTAATATCTTAAATCAAAACCTAGAAAAAATTAAAAAAATTTGTAAAGATAATACTATTTTTACCTCTCATCTAAATGAGATTTTACAGACTATACAAACTTTAAACAATGAACATGAATTAGAGGTTTTTCTTGTAAATTTACAACAAAGTATTAAAAAAAAACATCTACTTTGCTTACATATTGATAGTGATTTTTTCTAA
- the secG gene encoding preprotein translocase subunit SecG, producing the protein MITLLIFLQFAIVIIICIAVLLQKSSSIGLGAYSGSNESLFGAKGPAGFLAKFTFIMGLLLIANTVALSYMYNNANSNSLAEKAEQILPKIPESNTTIPNAPMMETNTSK; encoded by the coding sequence ATGATTACTCTTTTAATTTTCTTACAATTTGCAATTGTTATTATTATTTGTATTGCAGTTTTACTTCAAAAAAGCTCAAGCATAGGACTTGGTGCATATAGTGGAAGCAATGAAAGTTTATTTGGTGCTAAAGGGCCAGCTGGATTTTTAGCAAAATTTACTTTTATTATGGGATTGTTATTAATAGCGAATACGGTAGCTTTAAGCTATATGTATAATAATGCCAATTCGAATTCTTTAGCTGAAAAAGCTGAGCAAATTCTACCAAAAATACCTGAATCAAACACTACTATTCCTAACGCGCCGATGATGGAAACTAATACTAGTAAATAA
- a CDS encoding MnmA/TRMU family protein gives MKALALFSGGLDSMLAIKLITSQGIEVKALNINIGFGGTSDKSEIMAKRAAMAGASFEMIDVRNAYLQEVLFNPQYGYGKHFNPCIDCHAFMFKTALSMLKDENASFIITGEVVGQRPMSQRNDAMAKVKKLASDEEDLILRPMCAKNLPITKPEREGWVDRIKLENISGRSRKRQLELAAKFGFEDFESPGGGCLLTLESFSNKIRDFIKFDKDMQVNDAQLLKYGRHLRLPNGSKMIVGRNELENRFLKELKTDKYEELKLFDLVGAYSLVDKKINNEDLNLALSIALTYAKTQTNICYNIGFKDKIFQSMAFDNKDKIQEFFIN, from the coding sequence ATGAAAGCATTGGCACTTTTTAGCGGCGGTCTTGACTCTATGCTCGCTATAAAATTAATAACTTCACAAGGAATAGAAGTAAAAGCTCTTAATATAAATATAGGATTTGGCGGAACAAGCGATAAAAGTGAAATTATGGCTAAACGGGCTGCAATGGCTGGAGCTAGCTTTGAAATGATAGATGTAAGAAATGCTTACCTACAAGAAGTTTTATTTAATCCACAATATGGCTATGGAAAGCATTTTAATCCCTGTATTGATTGTCATGCTTTTATGTTTAAAACTGCTCTTTCTATGTTAAAAGATGAAAATGCAAGCTTTATCATCACAGGAGAAGTAGTAGGTCAACGTCCTATGAGCCAAAGAAACGATGCTATGGCCAAAGTAAAAAAATTAGCTTCAGATGAAGAAGATTTAATTTTACGTCCTATGTGTGCAAAAAATTTACCTATAACAAAGCCTGAACGAGAAGGTTGGGTAGATAGAATTAAATTAGAAAATATTAGTGGTAGAAGCAGAAAAAGGCAACTTGAACTTGCTGCAAAATTTGGATTTGAAGATTTTGAAAGTCCTGGCGGGGGTTGCTTATTAACACTTGAAAGCTTTTCTAATAAAATAAGAGATTTTATAAAATTTGATAAAGATATGCAAGTTAATGACGCACAATTATTAAAATATGGTCGCCACTTAAGACTTCCAAATGGTTCTAAGATGATTGTTGGAAGAAATGAACTAGAAAACCGATTCTTAAAAGAATTGAAAACTGATAAATATGAGGAATTGAAATTATTTGATTTAGTAGGAGCTTATTCTTTAGTTGATAAAAAGATAAACAATGAAGATTTAAATTTAGCTTTAAGTATAGCACTAACATATGCAAAAACTCAAACAAATATTTGTTACAACATAGGTTTTAAAGATAAAATATTTCAAAGTATGGCTTTTGATAATAAAGATAAGATTCAAGAATTTTTTATAAATTAA
- a CDS encoding Bax inhibitor-1/YccA family protein, with amino-acid sequence MSLYDRDYSNSKTQEFEGYTGSDLSIFIKQTYQLFAASLLAATAGAYVGIYALAGLFIQSQATFWILFIVELGLLFALQWKKREAPLNLILLFGFTFCSGLTLTPLLYSVLAIPAGASIIAQAFALTTVSFGALSIFAMNTKKDFTVMGKMLFVALIVIVVASLINIFFQSSILSLAISGIGAILFSFYILYDTQNIIKGNYETPIEGAVALYLDFINLFISLLNILRSFNSR; translated from the coding sequence ATGAGTCTTTACGATAGAGATTACTCAAACTCTAAAACTCAAGAATTTGAAGGTTATACTGGAAGTGATTTAAGTATTTTTATAAAACAAACCTATCAACTTTTTGCCGCTTCTTTACTAGCTGCAACCGCTGGAGCTTATGTTGGAATTTATGCATTAGCAGGCCTTTTTATACAATCACAAGCAACTTTTTGGATTTTATTTATTGTTGAATTAGGATTATTATTTGCTTTACAATGGAAAAAAAGAGAAGCTCCTTTAAATTTAATTTTGCTTTTTGGATTTACTTTTTGTTCTGGATTGACTTTAACGCCACTTTTATATTCAGTATTAGCTATACCTGCTGGAGCTAGCATTATAGCACAAGCATTTGCACTTACCACTGTTTCATTTGGTGCTCTAAGTATATTTGCAATGAATACAAAAAAAGATTTCACCGTAATGGGTAAAATGCTGTTTGTGGCATTAATCGTTATTGTCGTAGCTTCTTTAATTAATATATTTTTTCAAAGCTCTATTTTAAGTTTGGCTATTTCAGGAATCGGTGCGATTTTGTTTTCATTCTACATTCTCTATGATACTCAAAACATTATAAAAGGAAATTACGAAACACCTATCGAAGGTGCTGTTGCACTTTATCTTGATTTTATCAATCTTTTTATATCTCTTCTTAATATTTTAAGAAGCTTTAATAGCAGATAA
- a CDS encoding carbonic anhydrase beta — MKDLIDGALKFMQEDFKEHAQLFESLKNNQNPHTLFIGCADSRVIPNLITNTGPGELFVIRNIGNIVPPYRIGDDFLATTSAIEYAFNSLHIRNIIVCGHSNCGGCAALYADVDDLKCMPNVKKWLTLLEPIKNKVLKIAQNDRAMRAWMTEKMNLVNSLQNLLTYPGIEEALNNKEIEIHAWYYIIETGEIYEYDFNFENFVLIQERRP; from the coding sequence TTGAAAGATTTAATCGATGGTGCTTTGAAATTTATGCAAGAAGATTTTAAAGAGCATGCACAATTATTTGAAAGTTTAAAAAATAATCAAAATCCTCATACGTTATTTATTGGTTGTGCTGATTCAAGAGTAATACCTAATTTAATTACCAATACAGGACCTGGTGAGCTTTTTGTAATAAGAAATATTGGTAATATAGTGCCACCTTATAGGATAGGAGATGATTTTTTAGCTACTACTTCAGCAATTGAATATGCATTTAATTCTTTACACATTAGAAATATTATTGTTTGCGGTCACAGTAATTGTGGGGGATGTGCAGCTTTATATGCTGATGTGGATGATTTAAAATGTATGCCTAATGTAAAAAAATGGCTTACTTTATTAGAGCCTATTAAAAATAAAGTATTGAAAATAGCTCAAAATGATAGAGCTATGAGAGCTTGGATGACTGAAAAGATGAATTTAGTTAATTCTTTACAAAATTTACTTACTTATCCAGGTATTGAAGAAGCATTAAATAATAAAGAAATAGAAATTCATGCATGGTATTATATTATCGAGACAGGTGAAATTTACGAATATGATTTTAATTTTGAAAATTTTGTTTTAATTCAAGAGAGGCGTCCATGA